Proteins encoded by one window of Tunturibacter psychrotolerans:
- the recG gene encoding ATP-dependent DNA helicase RecG: MLELSTPIKFVKLVGERIAVELAKRGVETVEDLLYHLPFRYEDRLNPVPMSALQAGTMASVIGEVRGSVLLQTRNMPLFEMTVGQGLSTVKCMWFRGTYLRDKFHVGQMVALYGKLEPSRSSAGKFKMIQPQFEILPSGGGADAEFSMLEVGRIVPVYESLGGTTAWGAKLGSKWLRRVIWTLFEEFEKQHISESASQQIETLPGAMRARLSFPDRLKALKAVHFPEAGTPMVELMSATTRGHRRLIFEEFFYLELGLELKRRRMRERVGTAFVTNVKVREAIKQVLPFHPTAAQKRVLGEIAGDMRRPQPMRRLLQGDVGSGKTIVAMQAALVAIENGYQTVLMAPTEILATQHYLSARKLLGDVLSPRTGKPYHVTLLTGSLDEATKREARGRIFRGETDLAIGTHALIEDKVDFQNLGLVIVDEQHRFGVQQRFRLMKKPGALDPDVLVMTATPIPRTLALTLYGDLDASVIDELPPGRTPIVTRRTTEERAEDVWSFVRKQVEAGRQAYIVYPVIEGAKDDQPELDFPQDPEPDAAEASLKAGATSSAALRNGGEKSGASKKNKAAKARSTKAKATKPSSKTEKLFEPKKALRAATDMYEELRLGPLSGLRLGLLHGRLSADDKDVTMRRFQRGDLDVLIATTVIEVGVDVPNASVMVIEHAERFGLAQMHQLRGRVGRGAAKSYCVLMTGGRLSEQAEARLDAMVRTQNGFELAELDLQQRGPGEFFGTRQAGMPEFRVANLIRDRALLELAKVEAARFASEPDPTVSSEEKDAVWARLKMQWQRKYGLVEA; the protein is encoded by the coding sequence GTGCTGGAACTTTCTACACCGATCAAGTTTGTGAAGCTCGTGGGAGAGCGTATTGCCGTCGAGCTTGCCAAGCGCGGCGTTGAAACCGTGGAGGATTTGCTTTATCACTTGCCCTTTCGGTATGAGGATCGGCTGAATCCGGTGCCGATGAGTGCGTTGCAGGCGGGCACAATGGCCTCGGTGATTGGCGAGGTGAGAGGATCGGTGCTGCTCCAGACACGAAACATGCCGTTGTTCGAGATGACCGTGGGACAAGGGCTCAGCACGGTGAAGTGTATGTGGTTTCGCGGGACGTATCTGCGGGACAAGTTTCATGTGGGGCAGATGGTTGCTCTGTACGGAAAACTTGAGCCGTCGCGAAGTAGCGCAGGCAAATTCAAGATGATTCAGCCGCAATTTGAGATCTTACCTTCTGGTGGCGGCGCAGACGCCGAGTTTTCGATGCTCGAGGTCGGGCGAATCGTGCCAGTGTATGAGTCGTTGGGAGGAACTACGGCGTGGGGCGCAAAGCTGGGCTCGAAGTGGTTGAGGCGCGTGATCTGGACTCTATTCGAGGAATTTGAAAAGCAACACATCAGCGAGTCGGCGAGTCAGCAGATCGAAACCTTGCCGGGTGCGATGCGTGCGAGGCTCTCGTTTCCGGATCGGTTGAAGGCCCTGAAGGCGGTGCATTTTCCTGAGGCCGGCACGCCGATGGTAGAGCTGATGTCGGCAACAACCCGGGGACATCGGCGATTGATCTTCGAGGAGTTCTTTTACCTCGAGTTAGGCCTGGAGTTGAAGCGGCGACGGATGCGAGAGCGTGTGGGGACCGCGTTTGTTACGAATGTGAAGGTACGAGAAGCGATCAAGCAGGTACTCCCTTTCCATCCGACGGCCGCGCAAAAGCGGGTGTTGGGTGAGATTGCCGGTGATATGCGCCGGCCTCAGCCCATGCGGCGATTGCTGCAGGGCGATGTGGGATCGGGCAAGACAATCGTTGCAATGCAGGCGGCGCTGGTCGCGATCGAGAATGGCTACCAGACAGTCTTGATGGCCCCCACTGAGATTCTGGCAACGCAACACTACCTTTCGGCCAGGAAGCTGTTGGGAGATGTGCTGTCGCCGCGAACTGGAAAACCTTACCATGTGACCTTGCTAACCGGATCTCTCGATGAGGCGACGAAACGAGAGGCACGCGGAAGAATCTTTCGCGGCGAGACCGATCTTGCGATTGGAACTCACGCACTTATCGAAGACAAAGTTGACTTCCAAAATCTCGGTTTGGTGATCGTCGATGAACAGCATAGGTTCGGCGTGCAGCAGCGGTTTCGTTTGATGAAGAAGCCGGGGGCGCTTGATCCGGATGTGCTGGTGATGACGGCAACGCCAATTCCAAGAACGCTTGCGTTGACACTGTACGGCGACCTTGATGCGAGTGTGATCGATGAACTGCCTCCTGGGCGCACCCCGATTGTGACTAGACGGACAACAGAGGAACGAGCAGAGGACGTTTGGAGTTTCGTCCGCAAACAAGTTGAAGCTGGACGACAGGCTTATATCGTCTATCCAGTAATCGAAGGGGCAAAGGATGATCAACCGGAGCTGGACTTTCCTCAGGACCCGGAACCGGATGCGGCTGAGGCAAGCCTGAAAGCGGGAGCAACGTCCTCCGCTGCGTTGCGGAATGGCGGCGAAAAATCTGGGGCGAGCAAGAAGAACAAAGCTGCGAAGGCCAGAAGCACGAAGGCCAAGGCCACAAAGCCATCGTCGAAGACGGAGAAGTTATTCGAACCGAAGAAGGCACTGCGAGCCGCGACGGATATGTATGAGGAGCTGAGGCTAGGACCACTGAGCGGACTTCGCCTAGGGTTGCTACATGGACGGTTGAGTGCAGATGACAAAGACGTGACTATGCGGCGATTTCAGAGGGGGGACCTCGACGTACTGATTGCGACGACGGTCATAGAAGTTGGTGTGGATGTTCCCAATGCGTCGGTGATGGTGATCGAACATGCAGAGCGGTTCGGTTTGGCGCAGATGCATCAGTTGCGGGGACGTGTTGGTCGTGGAGCGGCGAAGAGCTACTGCGTGTTGATGACGGGCGGCAGACTGAGTGAGCAGGCCGAGGCTAGACTGGATGCGATGGTACGCACCCAGAATGGATTCGAACTTGCAGAGCTTGACCTGCAGCAGCGTGGGCCAGGGGAGTTCTTTGGAACGCGTCAGGCGGGAATGCCAGAGTTTCGCGTTGCCAACCTGATCCGCGATCGCGCGTTGTTGGAGCTTGCTAAAGTAGAGGCGGCGCGATTTGCGTCAGAGCCGGATCCAACCGTTTCGAGTGAGGAGAAAGATGCGGTGTGGGCCCGGCTGAAGATGCAATGGCAAAGAAAATATGGATTAGTCGAAGCCTGA
- a CDS encoding peroxiredoxin has protein sequence MSLRINDIAPDFTAETTHGTIQFHEWIGESWAVLFSHPKDFTPVCTTELGAVANLESDFARRGAKVIGLSVDPVGNHHKWAVDIEEIGGSKVNYPLIGDPELKIAKLYDMLAADSGETSEGRTPANNAPVRTVFVIGPDKKIKLTLAYPMTTGRNFDEIIRVLDSIQLTTKHKVATPANWKQGDDVIIAGAVSNEDADKIFPGYKTVKPYLRTVAQPE, from the coding sequence ATGTCACTCCGTATCAACGATATTGCTCCTGATTTCACTGCAGAAACGACTCATGGCACGATTCAGTTCCATGAGTGGATCGGCGAGAGTTGGGCAGTTCTCTTCTCGCACCCAAAGGACTTCACTCCGGTGTGCACGACCGAACTTGGCGCAGTAGCGAATCTGGAGAGCGACTTCGCCAGGCGTGGCGCCAAGGTCATCGGCCTTAGTGTGGACCCGGTCGGCAATCATCACAAGTGGGCTGTCGATATTGAAGAGATCGGTGGATCGAAGGTGAACTATCCGTTGATCGGCGATCCGGAGCTGAAGATTGCGAAGCTCTATGACATGCTCGCGGCGGATTCGGGCGAGACGTCCGAAGGTCGGACGCCAGCCAACAACGCGCCGGTGCGAACCGTCTTTGTGATCGGACCGGATAAGAAGATCAAGCTCACACTCGCGTATCCCATGACAACAGGGCGCAACTTCGATGAGATCATCCGCGTGCTTGATTCGATTCAGTTGACGACGAAGCACAAGGTGGCGACGCCAGCAAACTGGAAGCAGGGCGATGACGTCATTATCGCCGGAGCAGTCTCGAATGAGGATGCTGATAAGATCTTTCCCGGTTACAAAACGGTAAAGCCGTATCTACGCACAGTAGCGCAACCGGAGTAA
- a CDS encoding ester cyclase, translating into MTFAERWFEEVWNKGREEAIDEMMSPQTVGHGLTHPEGREVDGMTAFRSFHKSFRSAFPDLHINLEDTIIDGDRTAARCLVTGTHTGEALAGKPATGKPIKFHGMTMFRVKDGKIVESWNNFDFTTMYKQLE; encoded by the coding sequence ATGACATTCGCAGAGCGTTGGTTCGAAGAAGTTTGGAATAAGGGCCGCGAAGAAGCCATCGACGAGATGATGTCCCCTCAAACCGTAGGCCACGGCCTCACGCATCCCGAGGGAAGAGAGGTAGACGGAATGACCGCCTTCCGCTCCTTCCACAAGTCGTTCCGTTCTGCCTTTCCGGACCTTCACATCAACCTGGAAGACACCATCATCGACGGAGACAGGACCGCAGCACGCTGCCTCGTCACCGGCACGCACACCGGGGAAGCTCTCGCCGGCAAGCCCGCCACAGGCAAGCCCATCAAGTTCCACGGCATGACGATGTTCCGCGTGAAAGACGGAAAGATTGTCGAGTCATGGAACAACTTCGATTTCACCACGATGTACAAACAGCTCGAATAA
- a CDS encoding helix-turn-helix domain-containing protein, with translation MRRLESITRFWSFCATIILYLFSYRGEGMDELLSVDEAARRLGGLSKYTIHAWLSSGKLRRTKVGSRTMIRASELQRVIEDGGKSPVTRSHMTEVA, from the coding sequence ATGCGTCGGTTAGAAAGTATTACACGTTTCTGGTCTTTTTGCGCAACAATCATCTTGTATTTATTTAGCTACAGAGGTGAAGGAATGGATGAGTTGCTATCAGTTGACGAGGCGGCACGTAGGCTTGGTGGTCTGAGCAAGTACACGATTCACGCATGGCTAAGTTCGGGCAAGCTACGCCGTACAAAGGTGGGAAGTCGGACAATGATCCGTGCTTCTGAGCTGCAACGAGTGATTGAGGACGGCGGCAAATCGCCGGTTACCCGCTCACATATGACTGAGGTCGCCTAG
- a CDS encoding MFS transporter, with protein sequence MPGFEGSPETTAERKNILLHTPLMALAIAAFGIGTSEFIIMGLLPNLADDFHVSIPKAGVLVTGYALSVTIGAPIVAIATARLERKLALLLLMGVFTLGNLACAIAPTYNLLFAARVLTALCHGAFFGIGSVVAAGLVPRNQRAQAIALMFSGLTLANVLGVPVGTALGQAYGWRFAFWAIVPIGLLAATAVFFFVPKQAAGSGGLLHEFRVLRKPQVLLVLAMSVFTSASLFCVLTYIAPALEVVTLVSPHTVTLTLLLFGVGITVGNFLGGTLSDWRPMTFLIGALLTLIASLIALYYAEPHVVPAITMILLWGAIQFAAGAPLQSRIVDQAAAAPNLASTLNQGAFNFGNATGASLGGMMLTAGYTYRQLPIASILVTSLTLLLALISARLDRKHRDAHIAEELSVL encoded by the coding sequence ATGCCAGGCTTTGAAGGGAGTCCAGAAACGACGGCGGAGCGCAAAAACATCCTGCTGCATACGCCTCTGATGGCGCTGGCCATAGCCGCCTTCGGCATCGGCACCTCCGAGTTCATCATCATGGGCCTATTGCCCAACCTTGCCGACGACTTTCACGTCAGCATCCCCAAGGCAGGCGTCCTCGTCACCGGCTACGCGCTCTCTGTCACCATAGGCGCGCCCATCGTAGCCATCGCCACCGCCCGTCTGGAACGCAAATTAGCACTCCTTCTCCTCATGGGTGTTTTCACCCTCGGCAACCTGGCCTGCGCCATCGCCCCCACCTATAATCTCCTCTTCGCAGCGCGCGTCCTCACTGCCCTCTGCCACGGAGCCTTCTTCGGCATTGGCAGTGTCGTCGCCGCAGGTCTCGTCCCCCGCAATCAACGCGCCCAGGCGATCGCCCTCATGTTCTCTGGCCTCACTCTGGCCAACGTCCTAGGAGTTCCCGTCGGAACGGCCTTAGGCCAGGCTTACGGCTGGAGATTCGCATTCTGGGCGATAGTCCCAATTGGCCTTCTCGCAGCCACGGCAGTTTTCTTCTTCGTCCCCAAACAGGCCGCAGGATCCGGCGGCCTGCTCCACGAGTTCCGCGTCCTGCGCAAGCCGCAGGTTTTGCTGGTTCTGGCCATGAGCGTCTTCACCTCGGCCTCGCTCTTCTGCGTCCTTACCTACATTGCCCCGGCACTCGAAGTCGTCACGTTAGTCTCTCCCCATACCGTCACGCTGACGCTTTTGCTCTTCGGGGTGGGCATCACTGTCGGCAACTTTCTCGGTGGCACCCTCAGCGACTGGCGCCCCATGACCTTCCTCATCGGCGCGCTCCTCACCCTCATCGCCTCCCTCATCGCCCTCTACTACGCCGAACCTCACGTCGTCCCCGCCATCACGATGATCCTTCTCTGGGGAGCCATTCAGTTCGCCGCGGGAGCCCCACTGCAATCCCGCATCGTGGACCAGGCCGCAGCCGCACCGAACCTGGCCTCGACTCTCAACCAGGGAGCCTTCAACTTCGGAAACGCAACCGGAGCCTCCCTCGGTGGCATGATGCTCACCGCCGGCTACACCTATCGTCAGCTCCCGATCGCCAGCATTCTAGTAACCTCTCTAACCCTTCTGCTAGCTCTGATCTCGGCAAGGTTAGACCGCAAACATCGCGACGCTCATATCGCGGAGGAGCTCTCTGTCCTGTAA
- a CDS encoding ABC transporter permease: MHNIWLIARREYLERIRTKAFLVATILIPLLMGGFVFGSGYLASRTKSSAHIAIVSSDTNFAADLKHELLTGKNSSMTVDLLAPSTSNSDSTRATLDQNLTSKHGDLTGYLWITPPSQSNARPAFTYVPRSAGDVTTEDDLSTAIKNVITREGLTRQGMGASDIAALMAPVVIDTSKTGDSRTAFGAAYLLFFLMYMVIMLYGMNTARSIIEEKTSRVFEVMLSTIKPDEMLAGKILGVGSVGITQIAVWMLAAAVLGATPLATNLIGGGHAPISATQIFFFIIYFIFGFLVYSSIAAALGAMTNSEQELQQLNMFLVLPLAFCFLMIFVITRAPDSTLAQIVSLIPFCSPLLMNFRISLTTVPPWQIGLSFVLMSLTIVSILWVASRIYRVGILMYGKKPNLPELLRWLKYS; this comes from the coding sequence ATGCATAACATCTGGCTCATCGCCAGGCGCGAGTATCTGGAGCGCATTCGCACCAAGGCGTTCCTCGTCGCTACCATCCTTATTCCGCTTCTCATGGGTGGCTTCGTCTTCGGCAGCGGCTATCTCGCATCGCGCACAAAATCCTCCGCGCACATCGCCATCGTCTCGTCCGATACCAACTTTGCCGCTGATCTCAAGCATGAGCTTCTGACCGGGAAGAACAGCAGTATGACGGTCGACCTTCTCGCCCCATCAACGTCGAACAGCGACTCCACTCGCGCCACTCTCGATCAGAATCTGACCAGCAAGCACGGCGACCTTACGGGCTATCTCTGGATTACACCGCCCTCGCAGAGCAACGCGCGCCCGGCTTTCACCTACGTCCCACGCTCGGCAGGCGACGTCACGACGGAAGACGATCTTTCGACCGCCATCAAGAACGTCATCACTCGCGAAGGGCTCACGCGACAGGGAATGGGCGCTTCCGACATCGCAGCCCTCATGGCACCAGTTGTCATCGACACGAGCAAAACCGGAGACAGCCGCACTGCCTTTGGCGCCGCCTATCTTCTCTTCTTCCTCATGTACATGGTCATCATGCTCTATGGCATGAACACGGCACGCTCCATCATCGAAGAGAAGACCAGCCGCGTCTTCGAGGTTATGCTTTCGACCATCAAGCCCGACGAGATGCTCGCCGGCAAGATTCTTGGCGTCGGCTCGGTAGGCATAACTCAGATCGCAGTATGGATGCTCGCTGCTGCCGTCCTCGGCGCAACCCCTCTCGCGACCAACCTGATAGGTGGAGGCCACGCCCCCATCAGCGCCACGCAGATCTTCTTCTTCATCATCTATTTCATCTTCGGGTTTCTGGTCTACTCGAGCATTGCGGCCGCCCTGGGTGCGATGACCAACTCCGAACAAGAGTTGCAGCAACTGAACATGTTCCTCGTCCTGCCTCTGGCTTTTTGCTTCCTTATGATCTTTGTCATCACTCGCGCCCCTGATTCAACCCTCGCGCAGATCGTGTCACTGATTCCATTCTGCAGTCCTTTGCTGATGAACTTCCGCATCTCGCTCACCACCGTGCCACCCTGGCAGATTGGCCTCTCCTTCGTTCTGATGAGCCTCACGATAGTCAGCATTCTCTGGGTCGCCAGCCGCATCTATCGCGTCGGGATTCTGATGTACGGCAAAAAGCCCAATCTCCCCGAACTCCTGCGCTGGCTCAAATACAGCTAG
- a CDS encoding ABC transporter ATP-binding protein codes for MSIVELQHVRKAYDTKIAVADLSFTIEPGSMFGLLGPNGSGKTSSIRMVIGITVPDSGTISLFGQPFHRSLLKRVGYLPEERGLYKKMKVMDQLIFLGQLHGLDATTASKRAHIWCEKLQITEAIHKKTEELSKGMQQKIQFISTLLHEPELIIMDEPFSGLDPVNAVLLMDTLVDLRKQGRTILFSTHRMDQVEKLCDNICLIHNSHLVLSGSMREIKSRYPVNRVLINFTGDDSFLNHPTIHSAKNYGGHAEIRLNEGADAQALLAAAIVKARVTRFEVMEPTLEEIFIEKVTETSQASQSTGVHVNA; via the coding sequence ATGTCCATCGTAGAACTGCAACATGTCCGCAAAGCCTACGACACCAAGATCGCCGTAGCCGACCTCAGCTTCACCATCGAACCCGGCAGCATGTTCGGCCTCCTGGGCCCCAACGGCTCAGGCAAGACCTCCTCCATCCGCATGGTGATCGGCATCACGGTCCCCGACTCCGGAACCATCAGCCTCTTCGGTCAACCGTTTCATCGCAGCCTTCTCAAGCGCGTCGGCTATCTCCCCGAAGAGCGTGGCCTCTACAAAAAGATGAAGGTGATGGATCAACTCATCTTCCTCGGGCAGCTCCACGGCCTCGACGCCACTACCGCCTCGAAACGCGCACACATCTGGTGCGAAAAGCTGCAGATCACGGAAGCGATCCACAAAAAGACCGAAGAGCTCTCAAAAGGGATGCAGCAAAAAATCCAGTTCATCTCCACCCTCCTCCACGAGCCTGAGCTCATCATCATGGACGAGCCGTTCAGCGGCCTGGATCCCGTCAACGCCGTCCTTCTCATGGACACCCTCGTCGACCTTCGCAAACAAGGCCGCACCATCCTCTTCTCCACCCATCGCATGGATCAGGTCGAAAAGCTCTGCGACAACATCTGCCTCATTCACAACAGCCACCTGGTACTGTCCGGCTCCATGCGTGAGATCAAGTCCCGCTATCCCGTCAACCGCGTTCTCATCAACTTCACCGGCGATGACTCCTTCCTCAATCACCCCACCATCCATTCGGCAAAGAACTACGGTGGACACGCAGAGATCCGTCTCAACGAAGGCGCCGACGCGCAGGCGCTCCTCGCCGCGGCGATCGTCAAAGCCCGCGTCACTCGCTTCGAAGTCATGGAGCCGACGCTTGAAGAGATCTTCATCGAAAAGGTAACTGAAACATCGCAGGCCTCGCAGTCTACAGGAGTTCACGTCAATGCATAA
- a CDS encoding tyrosine-type recombinase/integrase translates to MSIFKRGSVYWYHFLFNGEHIQKSTKQGNPRTARQIEAAYKTALAKGEVGITERKKIPGFKAAMADFLKWAAQDHQMASSTAERYRYSSFALLGFFGDKPLDKITPDEVERYKTSRAAEFKTVRGKDKKRLQTKQRLRPATVNRELACLRAMFNHAIKGEVPLRNPISKTAAKVLREDNEQTRVLSYDEQGKYMEKATPMLRDVATLMLETGMRPEEVYRIQAVNVYLIENYLFNPFGKTKAAKRRIKLTETAKSILTLRMKAAAERGAKDKDSGSFLFPCEVDATRPLPGIQSAHARACAKAKWLSFAPTIVAIPGLPARSKQESTL, encoded by the coding sequence ATGTCGATATTCAAACGTGGCAGCGTCTATTGGTATCACTTTCTGTTCAATGGGGAGCACATTCAGAAGAGTACGAAGCAGGGCAACCCCAGAACAGCCCGCCAGATTGAAGCGGCCTATAAAACGGCGCTTGCTAAGGGTGAAGTGGGCATCACGGAGCGGAAGAAGATTCCAGGGTTCAAAGCCGCGATGGCCGATTTCTTGAAGTGGGCAGCACAAGATCACCAGATGGCATCCAGTACGGCGGAACGCTATCGCTACAGCAGCTTTGCACTCCTCGGTTTCTTTGGCGACAAGCCGCTCGATAAAATCACTCCAGACGAGGTAGAGCGCTATAAGACGTCACGCGCGGCGGAGTTCAAGACAGTGCGCGGTAAAGATAAGAAGCGTCTCCAGACAAAGCAACGGCTGCGGCCGGCTACGGTCAATCGTGAATTAGCGTGTTTGCGAGCGATGTTCAATCACGCAATCAAGGGCGAAGTGCCTCTGAGGAATCCGATAAGCAAGACAGCGGCGAAGGTTCTCCGTGAAGACAACGAACAAACCCGAGTTCTCAGCTATGACGAGCAGGGGAAGTATATGGAGAAGGCCACGCCAATGCTGCGGGATGTGGCAACGCTGATGCTCGAAACGGGCATGCGGCCGGAAGAGGTCTATAGGATTCAAGCTGTGAACGTTTATCTGATCGAAAACTATTTGTTCAACCCCTTCGGAAAGACCAAGGCGGCGAAGCGGCGTATCAAGCTCACGGAAACGGCCAAGAGCATCCTAACGCTGCGGATGAAAGCTGCCGCGGAGCGAGGCGCAAAGGACAAAGACAGCGGGTCATTCCTCTTTCCCTGCGAGGTGGACGCCACGCGACCACTCCCCGGCATTCAGAGCGCCCACGCACGGGCTTGCGCGAAAGCAAAGTGGCTCAGTTTCGCCCCTACGATTGTCGCCATACCTGGGCTACCCGCGCGGTCGAAGCAGGAATCGACCTTGTGA
- a CDS encoding response regulator, whose protein sequence is MRPKKTILCVDDNEQILSVRTFLLETRGYRVVAAHSAQEALTVLDQYLPGTLDLILCDLIMPQMDGNELVRRAKQLHPGLPAMIVSGTVNAFDRALHADVFLPKGASSPAEMIERIRVLVARKRGPKKAVPTPSQSASIGAFTHATAS, encoded by the coding sequence ATGCGCCCCAAGAAGACGATTCTCTGTGTAGATGACAATGAACAAATTCTCTCAGTTCGCACCTTCCTTCTCGAAACCCGTGGCTACCGTGTCGTCGCCGCTCACAGCGCGCAGGAGGCGCTGACCGTTCTCGATCAATATCTTCCTGGCACACTGGATCTGATCCTGTGTGACCTCATCATGCCGCAGATGGACGGCAACGAACTGGTCCGTCGCGCCAAACAACTTCATCCCGGCTTGCCCGCGATGATTGTCTCCGGCACCGTCAATGCCTTCGATCGTGCTCTCCATGCCGACGTTTTTCTTCCGAAGGGAGCCTCTTCGCCGGCGGAGATGATCGAGAGAATCCGCGTCCTGGTTGCCCGCAAGCGTGGACCCAAAAAGGCTGTCCCGACCCCCTCGCAATCTGCATCGATTGGCGCCTTCACCCACGCCACTGCGAGCTGA
- a CDS encoding tyrosine-type recombinase/integrase: protein MAQFRPYDCRHTWATRAVEAGIDLVTLAAMLGHSKINMVLRYAHPTQEHQSKAMDKMEQYVSAQKIAHAERTAPQTSSSIQ from the coding sequence GTGGCTCAGTTTCGCCCCTACGATTGTCGCCATACCTGGGCTACCCGCGCGGTCGAAGCAGGAATCGACCTTGTGACACTGGCAGCGATGCTAGGCCATTCCAAGATCAATATGGTTCTCCGCTACGCCCACCCGACGCAAGAGCACCAATCGAAGGCGATGGACAAGATGGAGCAGTATGTTAGCGCACAGAAGATCGCCCATGCGGAGCGCACAGCACCGCAAACGTCATCCTCGATTCAATAG
- a CDS encoding PhzF family phenazine biosynthesis protein, translating into MSNDDSVVAPTPLTAYPISASRTYDFAQVDVFAERPLEGNALAIFTDARGISSDEMQALARETNLSETTFILPRAAEIERERGVHVRIFLTTEEVPFAGHPTLGTASWLYLNHPVFRGAEEITLDLGVGPIKVRFNPPQPREIGVFGTMRQNDPIFGEALNSSDDRAALANALNLSIEDLDPTLPAQVVSTGMAFCIVPLRSMEVANRLRINAQNSRQFLGRVGAKFFFCITPANANSGAQWHARMQFDSGEDPATGSASGCTIAYLVRHGRVASGQQIILEQGIEMLRPSRIHVSADLEDNRVTKVFVGGRTISVASGRLFLP; encoded by the coding sequence ATGTCAAATGACGATTCTGTTGTCGCCCCTACGCCTCTTACTGCATACCCAATTTCGGCCTCTCGCACTTACGACTTCGCTCAGGTGGACGTCTTCGCCGAACGCCCGCTCGAAGGCAACGCGCTCGCTATCTTCACCGACGCACGAGGCATCTCTTCCGACGAGATGCAAGCGCTGGCTCGCGAGACCAACCTGAGTGAAACCACCTTCATCCTCCCGCGCGCTGCGGAGATCGAACGCGAACGCGGTGTCCATGTTCGTATCTTCCTCACGACCGAAGAAGTCCCATTCGCTGGCCATCCAACGCTGGGTACCGCCAGTTGGCTCTATCTGAATCATCCAGTCTTCCGCGGCGCAGAGGAGATCACACTTGATCTTGGTGTCGGGCCGATCAAGGTTCGTTTCAATCCGCCGCAGCCCAGGGAGATCGGTGTCTTCGGAACTATGCGACAAAACGACCCTATATTCGGAGAAGCTCTCAACAGCTCCGACGACCGCGCAGCGTTAGCCAACGCACTCAACCTCTCCATCGAAGATCTCGATCCAACTCTGCCCGCGCAGGTCGTATCCACGGGGATGGCGTTCTGCATCGTGCCCTTGCGATCAATGGAGGTTGCGAACCGCCTCCGCATCAACGCGCAAAATTCTCGGCAATTTCTTGGCCGCGTAGGCGCTAAGTTTTTCTTCTGCATTACTCCTGCTAATGCAAACTCAGGAGCGCAATGGCATGCGCGGATGCAGTTCGACTCAGGCGAAGATCCTGCGACCGGCTCTGCCTCGGGCTGCACGATCGCCTACCTCGTACGTCACGGCCGCGTCGCCAGCGGGCAGCAGATCATCCTCGAGCAGGGAATCGAGATGCTTCGCCCCAGTCGCATCCATGTCAGCGCCGACCTTGAAGACAACCGCGTGACAAAAGTGTTCGTCGGCGGTCGCACCATTTCTGTTGCAAGCGGACGCCTTTTCCTGCCGTGA